The following coding sequences lie in one Thalassoglobus polymorphus genomic window:
- a CDS encoding IS110 family RNA-guided transposase: MFYVGLDVHTTQITVCVLKNNGKVHKRWTVRELKQLIETLSKLTEPFQVCFEASCNYGWLSEALKKVALRVVVAHPGQLRLIFRSHKKNDRNDAEKLTKLLYVDQLPEVHVPPADVRAWRELVTFRKRTIEKRTRAKNGIRALLRSLGIKAPTRPGLWTKAGMQWLKELTFEQSLLAIKRDILVQEIDFLTTQVQRLETELKKFSRDNPAVFQLQSIPGVGLRTAETMVAFIDDPHRFKSSKQVGAYFGLVPTQDQSSDKNRLGHITRQGSAAARAMLTEAAWQAIRRSATVRAYFERIQRDDPARKKIALVATSHYLSRVMWAMLKHGTLWKEAVPAVSA, encoded by the coding sequence ATGTTTTACGTTGGATTAGACGTTCACACAACACAAATTACGGTTTGCGTCCTCAAGAACAACGGAAAGGTTCACAAGCGATGGACGGTTCGCGAGCTCAAGCAGTTGATCGAAACGCTTTCCAAGCTGACCGAGCCGTTTCAGGTCTGTTTCGAGGCGAGTTGCAATTACGGCTGGCTGTCCGAAGCACTCAAGAAAGTGGCTCTGCGGGTGGTGGTCGCGCATCCCGGACAACTCAGATTGATCTTCAGATCGCACAAGAAGAACGACCGCAACGATGCCGAAAAGCTCACCAAGCTGTTGTATGTCGATCAACTTCCCGAGGTCCATGTCCCACCCGCCGACGTCCGGGCGTGGCGGGAACTGGTCACCTTCCGCAAGCGAACCATCGAAAAGCGAACCCGAGCCAAGAATGGAATTCGAGCCTTGTTAAGATCATTGGGAATCAAAGCTCCCACGCGACCTGGTCTCTGGACCAAAGCAGGGATGCAGTGGCTCAAAGAACTGACATTCGAACAATCGCTGCTGGCAATAAAACGAGACATACTTGTCCAGGAAATCGATTTTTTGACAACGCAGGTGCAAAGGCTCGAAACCGAATTGAAAAAATTCTCCCGGGACAACCCTGCTGTCTTTCAGCTGCAATCGATTCCGGGAGTTGGCCTGCGAACCGCCGAGACAATGGTCGCATTCATCGACGATCCGCATCGCTTCAAAAGCAGCAAACAGGTGGGAGCCTACTTCGGTCTGGTTCCGACCCAGGATCAATCGTCGGACAAGAACCGCCTGGGACACATCACTCGACAAGGCTCTGCGGCAGCTCGTGCGATGTTGACCGAAGCCGCCTGGCAAGCGATCCGCCGATCGGCAACGGTCCGAGCCTACTTCGAGAGAATTCAACGCGACGATCCGGCACGCAAGAAAATTGCCTTGGTGGCGACGTCACATTACTTGTCACGAGTCATGTGGGCGATGCTCAAACATGGCACACTTTGGAAAGAGGCCGTTCCTGCGGTCAGTGCCTGA